CAAGCGCCGGGTCGTCGACGCTGTGTCGGTCGAGTACCGGAACTGCGTAGCAGTGGCGGCACTCTCTCGCCCGGGCGTAGTCCGAGTCGATCTTGTTGATGCAGTTGTCGTGACAGTGGGCGCACCGATAGGCCGTGTACTGAGACCAATCGGTACTCTCGCCGTCCGCGACGTGTGGGAGGTTCGGCCTGTGTTCCTCAGGTAGGTTCTCAGGGGTCGAACCACGTTGTGCCGGACTGGGGCCGGAGTTCGGTATCTCACTCTCGTCGCTTTCCTCAGCAGGCTCTACGTGACTCTCCGCGTCACTCATCGGAACCACCTCGCACGAGTTCGTCGTCGACTTCTTGGACTGCACGACGCACCTCTGAATCAGTCGCACCGTCCTCAACGAGTCGGCTTGCAGGGACGAACGCACAGGGTGGATACGGCCACTGCTGACGACGCCGAATTTCGATCAGAAGCCGTAGCTTCTTGACAGACTTATTATGGTTCTCAGAGGTATTTAAAGAACGACTTAATTCCAGACGAATCGTCGAAGGAATCTGAACGCTCGCACACCTAAGCGTACAGGTGTCGGCATCTGATAAAACAGAGTATGGGACCGCCGAGATTCGAACTCAGGTCCGACGCACCCCATGCGCCGAGGATACCGCTACCCCACGGTCCCGCACTTCGGGAGAGGGGGGTGCTTTAATTAAGGCCTTCGTTTTGGCGGCGGGGTTGGGAGTCCGAGACGGGGGGTCGCCACGTAATCGTCACTCCGCGACATCGATACCGGGGCTGTCGATGCTGACGTCTTCGAGCGACCAGCCTTCGCTCGCGGAGCGGGCGTCGACACCGACGGCGTTTCGCTCCGCAGTCACGGTAATCGTCGCGTCGCTGACGGTCCAGGACGCGTTCGTCGTGACCGCGTGGATGCCCTGGTGCCCGCTCTCGATGGTCGCGTTTCGAATCGACCACGCACCGGTCGTTCGGGCGGCGAAGACGCCGACGTCCCGGGTGTCGAGCGTGGCGTCGGTGACCGTCCACGCGCCGCCGGAGGACGCGGTCACGAGGCCGGTGTCGCTCCGGGTGACGGTCAGGTCGGTCACCGTCCAGTCGCCGTCGCTGTCGATAGCTTTGACGCCGGTGCCGCTCCGCCGGACATCCGTGTTCCGGACGGTCCAGTCGCCGCTCGTCCCGGACGCGTCGACGCCGTCAGCGCCGGCGCGGTCGACGACGACCCCCGTGACCGTCCAGTCCCCAGTCGACCGACGGACGTCTGCGCCGTCGCCGCCGACGTCGACGAAGCGGGTGTCACGAATCGTCCAGTCGCCGGTGGTTCCGCGGGCGAACACGCCGCTGTAGGTGGTCCGGGCGACGGCGACGTCGGCGACGGTCCAGTTCCCGGTCGCGTTCGGTGCGTAGACGCCGACGTCGGCGGCGATGACGG
Above is a window of Haloarcula sp. DT43 DNA encoding:
- a CDS encoding right-handed parallel beta-helix repeat-containing protein; its protein translation is MDDARTPLLALFLSVVLTIAVLPASAAGVQTTQETVTVAKDGSADYRSIQAAVDAADSGDTVEVRPGTYYEEVRINESITLVAPDRAILDGSRFANGTGVTVTDAAAPTVTGFTVRNYRLGVAANEATGDWTVTETTVIAADVGVYAPNATGNWTVADVAVARTTYSGVFARGTTGDWTIRDTRFVDVGGDGADVRRSTGDWTVTGVVVDRAGADGVDASGTSGDWTVRNTDVRRSGTGVKAIDSDGDWTVTDLTVTRSDTGLVTASSGGAWTVTDATLDTRDVGVFAARTTGAWSIRNATIESGHQGIHAVTTNASWTVSDATITVTAERNAVGVDARSASEGWSLEDVSIDSPGIDVAE